The genome window TCAATGTGAGAAGTATTTGTACAGCGGAATAGTTTATCGACGTCCGCTTCTGTTTGCAGCAGGTGTACTTCGGAGGACTCAGAGCGCCTGGCATACACTTTGCCTTCTTTGGTCCACACAAATCTCCATCTCGCAGTACGTGCGGCGTCGCGCGCTTTAACGAAGATCTgtctgttaatttttgtaagccGCTCGTTGATGTAGAAACGGCGGGGTTCGTGCGATGGCAGGCCGAGGTCTCCCGTAGTTGAGCCGCGACGGACTCGCGCGTTTTTAAGAAACTCATCACGCGTAGCGCGACGTATAAGGGTATAAACTGCGTTAAGCGTGCCTCTCGCGTGTCCATACAAAAACGACCCGCGCGTGCCCATGCGCGTGCACACGCTCGTGAGCCCGTCGCGTGATACTTCCGTGCAATGGGGCACGCATGCACGCGACGTGATCACGCATCACGTTGGACGGGTCCACGCGCGAAGCCCGCTAGCGGGTGCACGCGCGTGCTTGTTCAGTTGACAGCGCTATCTCGAACCGACCGCACGCGCGTGCCCGGCCCATAAcaaaaaatgacaaattttGATACAGAAAGGGTAATTGTTGAAGTTCAGTGTCGTCCTGCCATATGGGACCAATCAAGCGAAATATTTAAAGACCGGGACGCTAAATCAAAAGCATGGCTAGACATTTGTAAAGTACtgtttgaaaattttgatgACTGGAGTGAAGCagaaaaaaacatacaaggtaagtacctacactctttttttattttataataacgtAGGTTAGGTAAACTATTCTTTGcgcctaatttttatttttaataatctatGCAATTAGTTATATATAATTAGTTATTTCAATTGTATTTGTGTCAATTAAATGTTTTCAACAATTAATCCaactataaaattaaaactcggaatatttacaataatttacctatgtaaatataaaatcatgCTTATATTCAAAACTAGTGCAGAGATACTGCGTATTTCTGAACATTGTGAAATTCGTGTGAACAATGTcccataatattggtatggttttatataattattgctCGATAAATTCCAAAGTTCTTTCTTTCGGCCACGCGGTCGCCGCCATTTTGCGCGTCACGAGACAACCAGTATGTTCACGACTGCGAGCTTCACACTACTTCACACTATCGGTGTATTTAGGGTTCAAAATCATTTTAGGGCAGAAACAGTGGAtcggtaggtaaataaataaaacaattatcaactaaaatatttattatattggtTTTAGAATTGGGCTAGTAACTTTGTAAAATAAGCGTGCGTTTTGTAGTTTTGTAGGTTTTTCTTTGACATCTCTCAACTTTAGTTTACAACAATCTAAGTTATTTGGTTACATCCTATGATTTTATATAACTAGATTAGTTATACGCCCGCTTTCAAAGGCAAGAGCAATGGAAGGTAATTGCCTACCATGCAGTTAGTCACGCTCCTATCGGTGTCGCGTCTACATGTGTTTGAGtaccaataatattttagtaaaaaagaTGCCTACTTGTGTTTTTAGACACTGTACAAACTACACATCACTGGATGTGTAATGAAAGaaaaaaagtttcattttaTGCGTAATTACataacattttacctatttaatGTAAGAATACTGAATTTCTTATAATTTTCGACTGTCATGGCGGCGCAACTGGTTACATCCGatgaatttaacaaataaaatcattaggtatattattaaaatatgcctgctatgttaataaaaaatgtgtggtaaaaaaccgtgaaaattcaATTATTGAAtgtacataaattataaaaaagccTTCAATAAATACTGCGATCTTGCCATGACAGCTGTCCGTCTGCAACGAAATAATCTGCGAAGCTATCGCGTAATGTATACGAATCTCTGTGGGTATTTCCAATTAACCCCCGAACTGAACGTATATGGTCTGGTATAATGACAATATCATGAAAGTCATTAATTTGACTTCTTGATCTTATAAAATTATGCAAAATACAAATTGTTTTAAGAAAACAAATTGCTTTGTCTTTTCCAACGTTCAATGGACGATGGAGTATGCGAAATTTATTAGCCATGATACCAAATGTACACTCAATATAACGTCGCGCTCTCGTTAACctataattgaatattttttttttgtagtttaaaTCGAGAGCTCGAGCATATGGCCGCATGACATGGCTAGATAACCCAAATGCTTCATCTCCTACAATAATATAGGGCAAAGCTGCGGTTGCAGCAATGTTGGTTGGTTTATCATTGTGTATTACGGGCAATGCTTTGGCAGGAGGAATATCTATTAAGTCATTGTTGATTTGTTCGTACAATCGGCTTTGTGTGAAAATTGCGGAGTCAGATTCTTTACCCTGCACTCCCACgtttatataggtaaactcatAGTTGGCGTTACACATTGCAAGCAGTACAATAGAATAGTAATGCTTATAGTTGTAATAGAGGGAACCACTATGTGGAGGTCTTATAATGCGTATATGTTTTCCGTCTATTGCACCTATGCAGTTAGGAAACTGGGCTTGCGTTAAAAAACCTTTTTCAGTCTCTACCCATAGCGCACGGGAAAATTTTGGTATACATTCTTCCTTTAACCTTTCAATTATAATTTGACAAACTTCTGTTACTATTTTTCTGACCGTGGTTAGTCCTGTCTGATACGCCAGATGAATATCGACGAAGGTATGTCCACTAACTAAATatctgtaataaaataaaatacctgtgTTATTGTTTCAGTGAAAAAGCTGCAGCAAAGATGGAAAACTGCAAGAGACACTTATATAAGAGTGAGGTctactaaaaaaaaacttaaatcaggCTCCGGTTCCAGGGCAAATAAAACATACGTTTACTATAACATGCTGTCATTTTTAGATTCAAACTCGAATACTCAAGGAGAAGAATCGGCAGACAATTTTAATCAGTCAGTAGAGCAAAACGCGTCACCGAGAACTTCACAAAATAATACGATTATTGAAGAAGATTTGATTAATGTACCTAGCACCAGCTCCAGCGTTACCAAAGAAACACGATCTTCCAAGAAACGTAAGTGCGAATCGCCAACTGATTTCGAATTAGAGTTGTTAAATTACGTGAAGAATAACACTGCAGATAATATGGACGAAGACTTGAATTTTTTTAAGTCATTATTACCAActgtaaaaaaattgagttgctttaaaaaattattatttcgtaCGAAAGTATTACAAGCTTTAATTGATATTGAAAAAGAAATGATTATTACCATTGATGACCTTTCATTAACGCAAAATACGGTAACGAATGATTTAGAATCCTTAAACGTAAGATCAGATACGAACAATGAATAAATAGGTAACAAGAAAGACTTTGAAGATTTGATTAAGACTGTTTAATTATTAAGAACAAAAGAAAGAGAAGAACATGAAGAACTATTTAAGTTAGTAAAAAGcgcaattttatatttatatttttctggtCTCATGTGCAATTATTATGATATACAAGGGCATTCGCCAAAAGTTTACAAGCCTTGAGGTGTCATGTTCATAAGGAAAGAAACGGGGTCGATTCGGACACTTTTATCTTAAACCCTATTTTGGGgtcaaataaaaaagtgtatCAATAGACCCCTTTTTTACTTAATGGACCTTTTTTTTGAACCTACTCATAACATTGCTCCTTCATATGTCCTCTTCTTAAATTTAATCTTTTATGTAGTAAACTGTGATTATGATTGTGATGataaataagaatttaaaataatattagtacccgATCTAGTAATAGAAGGGAATAATTAATAAGGGAAATATTCATATGTAAAAACTTGCAATCAATATGCGTCATTATAATTAATACTTtgtaaggtaggtatattattataattaagacATTTAGACTTATTGTACTGTTTTAACTgttattgtgtttttttattttaaacttgaaCCTGTGATTTTATTAGTGTATTTCAAATGAATAATCAATGACTAATTGTAACGTAGCGTTTATGCAAGACACTGTGATGACTGTTGtgattaagtatataaaaaaataagtgaataagtaggtatagataaaaaaaaacgaaaaagatAAAACTGTGTAATTtagaaataacaaaatataattaataaatataagaaaCTGTGATTAATATGATGATTAATAAGTGTGCGGTTATGTGTTTCGGTCCGTGAACCACATCAAGAAAAACATTTTAAGCCATATTCAGGTGTCACTGCCGAAACAATAagaacttcttcttctttcttgcTTGATGTGGCTAAACAGAAATGTGACTTACATAAATTGGCAAAAAATATGAGTGTTCTAAACTTTTGTTAAATAATGACTGtttttttacatgaataaagatgattattaaTATCGAAATGTCTTTACTTACCGCAATGTCATTGCAAATCGTTCCATTGGTGATACGATTGACGTAGATTTCAATCGTAGATTGTTAGTCTTCAAATAGGGCTCCAGTTTTGAATATAATTCATCATAGACTTGTaatgaaactttaaaatatttgaaaaaaaaccttTCATTTTTTCTTAATATACCAAACTTCACCACGAATTCCCCGCACAGTAACCTAGATTCAACGAACGGGCTTACTGGCTGGCGTCTTTTTTTGGCAATTCGTCGTCGCCGTCGTCTTGATAAATAATACAACATTAATTTATCCATTATTACTTATTCGACTGTACACCTCCAACGTCAAAATTGTACTGAGAAAACTGCGTACGCGGATGCACGCGCCGATGCCCGCGCATAAGCACGCGAACGTGCTCACGTGCGTGCACCAGAAGCGTGGCCCGCGACGTGCTCACGTGCGTGCACACGCTTAACGCAGTTTATGCCCTAAGTCGCACGACAATTGGTCGAGAGCGAAAGGAATGTGTCGCCGCACTGGATGAGGCAGCGGCGGCTCGCTTAGGCCCGACGCGGACCGAACTGACAATATCTCGTTCCTCAATTTTGACTCCTATCTTGGATGCAATAGTAGTGACGATATGGGCCAAGGATTCATTTTCACATTCCGGTATTCCCGTGATTTGAATGTCGTTAGCCAGATTAGACTGCTCCCTGATATTTAGCTCAATTTGGAGCTGGTTGATGGACTTTTGCAAAGTAAGTTTTTCATTTTCTAGGTCCTCATACTTACTTTTGTAGCTTTTGACTTCTTTACTGAGATCATAAATTTGGGCTGATAAAAAATCTGTTGTTGTAGTGAATTCCGACTTCAGTTTTTCAAGGGCACTATTTATCTGGCTATGGATCTCCGTTGATAAACAAGCTTTCATATATTCAAGCTTCGAATCTAGAAGAGCTGCGAACTGCTGATAGGTAATAACTCCCGAAGGATTTGAATCGCTGTTTTTGAGAGGAGGTTCACTGATAATAGCGCTAGCTTCGTGAGCCATCACATCATCGCAGGACATATCGAGCTGTGATATCGTATTGGGGCTGCTAAATTGCTGTCGCACAGGTGTGTCATTACCTTTACGTCTCGAAGTAACATTTTCACAGGACGGACATCGCCATGATTTCTTTATGTTTACATAATGTTCAGTATAGTGTGTAGAAGTCATGTTCAAACACTGAAAATGATACGTACCCGTACAGGTCACGCATTTTATCAGTTCGCTTTTGTGTAATTCCTTAGAACAAGCAAGACACTTCATTgttgactttgttttatacaaaCGATTGTAGGTAGGCTGCCGCGCGCACAAGTAAGCAAGTTGTTTTGACGCACTAAACTAACTTAGCTATTCACGATCACAactttatttattgtaagtattaTGTATTGCCGAACACTATTTCACGAATCAATTATGGCGTAAAGAACTATTTACtattttaaagaattatttTTGACGAGCGTTGTAAAACACGTACGTTTGATAGAAGTTTTCGATCTACCCTCCATCTATTTTGAGAGTTTACTTCGAGAATAGTTTACTTCGATCTATTTTGAGAGTTTACTTCGAGAATATTCTGACAAAAGTAAAAGTGAGCATGTAGAAAATGTTCAGATTCATGAAGCTACTTGTTTTGCTTATTATATATGCTGTGAATCCAACCCTGAATTGAACGACTTTGTTTCTTATCGAGGACCAAATTGTGCGAAAAAATTCGTAGATTCAATTTCGAAAGACATGGAAAGattatacaaaattttaaatatttataaagacATGAATCCGCTTACTAATGAAGAGCAGATATCTTATAATAGTGCTACATTATGCCATATTTGTAAAAGTGAATTTTCTCAttatttatactatatatagctcaattaccactcactcactgattgacataattgttctcctagaaagagacagaaaatgatataataatgtatgggagatatgttcagaagtgggattcgactagggaaaaattatgacatttcagaaaaacaagatggcggccgacctgacttttgtaacttttttgttttccaaccgattttgtttaaacttgcagttattttagacattagcaaacgatttttagaaaaagtgtaaaaaattggaaaaacaagatggcggccgagattttcaaaaaatttcctcctgtaaaattttgtatgaaacttttttttttcactaatactttcgtatagaagacaaagattcctttagggcaacacatggagggagctgatgattgaggatttcggagacgggtgaagggcacgcttagggtattgaagataggtggaaGGTGCTcaagcaaatgtcattcgaaacgtcatccaattgccaaaaatttgaaaaaaaattcaaaattccgaaaaaaagatggccgccatacaaatttcatcggcgtccatctcggagggtacgaaagatggaaaagtggtttcttggcaagagatgatcagggtccaaaggtctactcgatggatggaaaaaaaattcaaaatggcggaatttattttttcatacaaaaatttttattattcaaaatggccattatagacctcgagagctgctttagcagctcgagcagcgagcaaaatactagtactGACTATAAAGTTCATGACCACGATCATTTCACAGGTAAATACCGAGGTCCCGCTCATAATTcatgtaatttaaataataaaaaatgtaatttcatacctataatatttcaTAACCTTTCTGGATATGAttgtcatttatttataaacgaACTTTCAAATGTATGCGGTCGTATTAATTTAATTCCAAAAAATAAAGAGAAATTCATTTCTTTTACAAAGTTTTTTCCAATTGATACTCAAAATGTGGCTCAGTTAAAGTTTATAGACTCCTTTAATTTTTTGAGTTCAAGTTTAGATCGTTTGGTAAAAACTCTTAATCCCGAAGATCTTAAACATTTGCGAACATTCTTCACTGATGATAATTTATTCCGCTTATGTCTAAGAAAAGGAATATATTGTTATGACTATGTAGATTCTTGGGAAAAATACGAAGAAACCCAGTTACCAGATCAgtcaaatttttataataaactcaCATCGGAATCTATAACAAACGATGATTATAATCATGCTTTAACTGTGTGGGAAAAATTTGATATTAAAAACTTGGGTGAATATACTGAATTATATTTGAAGTGCGATGTCTTATTACTGTGTGACATTTTTGAGAAATTTAGATCCATGAGCTTAAATTATTATGGCCTTGATCCCTGCCATTATGTTTCATCACCTTCACTTAGTTGGGACGCTATGCTGCTCTTAACAAATATTGAGTTAGATTTAATTTCTGACATAGAAATATATCAAATGTTGGAAAATGGTATTAGAGGAGGTCTTGCACAATGCTCGTTAAGACATGCAAAGGCTAATAACAAATACTTGCCAAATTATGATGAAGAAGAGCTAAATTAATTTCTAGTTTATTTGGATTGTGTAAATTTGTATGGTTATGCTATGATGCAGCAACTTCCCTATAAAAACTTTAGATTTTTAAGAGATGATGAAATACAAATTTTTGATGTCAACTCTATTTCTCCCGATAGTGAGGAAGGATATATACTTGAAGTAGATATTCACTATCCCCACGATATTCATGACGAGCATTCTGATTTGCCATTTGCAGCAGAAAAATTAGCAGTTCCAATGCTGTCGAATAGTAAGAACACAAAATTGGTTGCCAATCTCTATGATAAATACAAATATGTTATCCATTATCTCCACTTGCAAGAATGTTTGAAAAACGGGCTTATATTATTAAGGGTTCATAGGATATTggcttttaaacaaaaaaaatttttagagccatatatatctatctatctaaattaTGCTATCACATTCTCTGTTGCTTCCGATTCTCGACTATGCGGACGTCTGCTACTTGGATGCTACCGAAGAGCTACTTGACAAACTCGATCGACTTCAAAATTTGTGCATACGGTTTATATACGGCCTGCGCAAATTCGACCATATTTCCGATTACCGTCGTCGGTTAAAGTGGCTCCCAATACGCTTTCGCCGCAATTTGCATATTCTGACTGTTCTCTACAATGTTCTTAATACCTCTTCCCCTGGTTATCTACGAGAGCGATTTCAACTATCCCGCCCTCCTACTAGACCTATGCGGTCGTGTGTCTCAAAAAATCCTCTCGTCACTCCCCGTTGTAACACAGTCTTCTATAACAAATCTTTCACCGTACTAGCTACCCAACTTTGGaactcacttcctgaaaatgtcagagcgaactgccactcagtacactcattcaaatacagagtgaagcagtattacctatcattaatatagagtattttatatattatatgtatttatatttttcatatattatgtatataattatttatgataagtattattattgtatataagttgatttgggtatttattataagatatttatgtagtttattagattctagtaccgtagacctattccacttcttgatacgccttactcacaaccttgaatgggaagctggaagaaatctctgtttagagataagcatttccgatgtaacttaatttattattactttgtaactacaatttttggtacatgaataataaaaaaaaaaaaaaaaaatatctttaaataCATCACTAAGACAAAAAGCTACATCAGATTTTgaaagagatttttttaaaaaacaaaataattcaatttttggaaaaactattgaaaacaaaagaaaacaagTTGACGTAAAGCTAGTAAGCGTGTGGAAAGATAATTATAATCGTACTAATAAAATCTGTGGTGCTGAAAAATATGTAAGTGCGCctaatttcaaaaatcttgCAATTATTTCCGAGAGCCTTGTAGCCATCCAACTCCAACCAACAAGAGTAATTTTAGACCGACCGATTTACGTGGGTTTCACTATACTAGAACTAGCAAAAAGTCACTTATACAATTTTCACTATTctgttatgaaaaaaatatataaaaacaaaattaaa of Maniola hyperantus chromosome 26, iAphHyp1.2, whole genome shotgun sequence contains these proteins:
- the LOC117994116 gene encoding uncharacterized protein, with translation MTNFDTERVIVEVQCRPAIWDQSSEIFKDRDAKSKAWLDICKVLFENFDDWSEAEKNIQVKKLQQRWKTARDTYIRVRSTKKKLKSGSGSRANKTYVYYNMLSFLDSNSNTQGEESADNFNQSVEQNASPRTSQNNTIIEEDLINVPSTSSSVTKETRSSKKRKCESPTDFELELLNYVKNNTADNMDEDLNFFKSLLPTVKKLSCFKKLLFRTKVLQALIDIEKEMIITIDDLSLTQNTVTNDLESLNVRSDTNNE
- the LOC138404275 gene encoding uncharacterized protein, whose protein sequence is MDKLMLYYLSRRRRRRIAKKRRQPVSPFVESRLLCGEFVVKFGILRKNERFFFKYFKVSLQVYDELYSKLEPYLKTNNLRLKSTSIVSPMERFAMTLRYLVSGHTFVDIHLAYQTGLTTVRKIVTEVCQIIIERLKEECIPKFSRALWVETEKGFLTQAQFPNCIGAIDGKHIRIIRPPHSGSLYYNYKHYYSIVLLAMCNANYEFTYINVGVQGKESDSAIFTQSRLYEQINNDLIDIPPAKALPVIHNDKPTNIAATAALPYIIVGDEAFGLSSHVMRPYARALDLNYKKKIFNYRLTRARRYIECTFGIMANKFRILHRPLNVGKDKAICFLKTICILHNFIRSRSQINDFHDIVIIPDHIRSVRGLIGNTHRDSYTLRDSFADYFVADGQLSWQDRSIY